ttttcggacggaaaagaaacattatttagcATTAATAGTAGAAAACTCCCTTGAATGTTctctatttaaaacaatttgtatcagaataattgttttaattaatttttttttgatacttatAAACTGAAGTTACTCCTTTTCTTTTCAGAGTCTGTTACCAAAGGAGGCAAAGTTTTGGTATGCGGGGAAATAACATCTCGTGCACACGTCGATTACGAGAAAGTAATAAGAGATGTCGTACGACATGTTGGCTACGATGATGCATCAAAAGGTAAGAAATATGCGAATGAATTTTACACACTcctatgtatgaaaaatattcgaatttaTTCCATCCTTTCTTTTAACcgattttacaaatatatatatgtatatataatttatttgttaggtTTAGATTACAAAAACTGTGAGATCGAAATAGCAATCCATGAACAGCATGAAGAAATCGCCAACATCGTACACGTCGATAAACACGAAGATGATATTGGAGCAGGGGATCaggtaaatatataaaagagtatttgttgaatttgtacaaataaaataatagaaaaactaCTGCGTCTAAAAGAcgaaaaaatctatataaaaaatagtttgttctcataaattatatctaaaaattaagattctaaacaattttttctgattattttaaaagattagaaTCAAGAGAGTTTTTAATTGCACATTATTTATCACAAACCAATAATTATTATCTGAGCAATGGATGTTCGTATTCTAAATTTGTTGTGGACTATGTACAAAATGCTGCATTGTATACTAATTTGAACGCAAAATATGATATTATGATTTTGTGGATGTAAATGACGGAGAAAAAGACAATGCGTAATTTTTCTtcgcattttcttttcttttataaaaggttaCTAAGTTGAcgatcaaataaaaataacattttcattatttaataaatctaattttttacgcattcatattttattttaactgacttatttagttatttttgataatattcgattagaacaaacatcagtgtagggcatATCGGACAATGGTTCTGCAGGCGTCCCTTTCGGgttattattagtaatattggcgattactaaaaatttaagcctttctaatttgaaaaaaaaaatgaatctactttttacatgaaaaaggtattttcaaccaatactataataaattactatggccgggatagcctggttggtagggcactgggcccatgtccaacaggttgtgggttcgatcctcgccggccgaagtaATGGTAatatgtagtaaatggtgattgatgcatgttaaatctgtcgagtcacaatgTCCTCtctgttcccataacaaatcatacctctgggggtactgatccaggagttaccttgtctgctggattggttcaaaattacgaggttacggagttgaacattagtagtcgtaaacccaagattgggtcggctattcaatgacggttataaaataaattactatcaTACAAATTGAAAACACGAAGTAATGCTATTCAATACCTcgcagttttttattaaatgcaatgcTTAATCAACGCGTAACATGTTTAACCATTTCCTATTTTTCTGATTGGTTTTTGGCATTAATATGCCGGTTTAAcaactttgccggtaacatacaGACTGAacaattaatagaataattaaagtaGAGCATTCCCGCAACAGCCTGTAGTGAGCCAGGAAGACCACGGCTCCACTATTTTGTGACCAACTAATTGTGTAAATAAGCTTGTAACTGTATGGGAATAATAATAgcacttaataataattatgggTAAAACGTTCTGAAGAAGGcattttgaaagattaaaacacaataaatataacttcatttaagcaattttttttctttcagggtCTAATGTTCGGGTATGCCAGTGATGAAACTGAAGAACTCATGCCACTCACCATCATGCTCGCACACAAACTTAATTCTAAACTCGGCGAATTACGAAGAAACGGAACATTTCCTTGGGCTGGTCCCGATTCAAAATCACAAGTAAGTTTTCATATTTGTAGCtacaaattttgtgtttttcatatttgtagtttttcattgcataaaaaataataaaacatacttaattatgaaatataatttaaatgtaaccGGCGACATTTGTTGTTGCCTGGTCTTAGTATTATACTTGCCCtacaactaatttaaaattttcaggtctaactaaaagtaaagaatttagTAGACTAtaaatacagggttattcataattccctccgcctgtaaacgccatttttctttactacaactggcttcagtggaaCATgctactgccatctaccggcaactgcttaagttaaaacttgaatactttcggaataatttcatatgttcttttttgccatattcgtcttcgtttttttactacaacgcttcgaaaccccggagggaattatgaataaccctgtatatcaactgaaaaaaatgaatgtagtGAAAAGTTAATGAATACAATGGACTAAATATACAACTAAAGGAAAGTGTGGATAAAAACTAAACCACGATTTTGCAGGTGACGTGCGAGTACGTGTTTGATCAAGGAGCTGCAGTACCTCAACGCGTACACACAGTTGTTGTGTCAACACAGCACACGAACGACATTACCTTAGAAGAACTTCGAACACAAGTGATGCAAAGGGTTGTTCTAGAAGTTATTCCTAAACATATGAGGGACGAGCAaactatttattacataaatccATGCGGAATATTCGTCAATGGAGGACCCAAGGTAAGAATAAATCTTCCAAGAAAAATACGAAACCAACAATAACTATAAGGAACATATAATAATCTTTGTTTTCCTTGTAGGTTGATGCTGGACTTACTGGGCGAAAAATAATTGTGGACACCTACGGAGGGTGGGGAGCCCACGGAGGAGGAGCCTTCTCAGGAAAAGATCCAACTAAAGTAGACAGATCTGCAGCATATGCTGCAAGATGGGTCGCCAAATCTTTGGTAGCAGCGAAACTTTGCCGTCGATGCCTAGTACAAGTAAGTTTCTTTTTGTATagaatttatatacttttttgggggttctttcaaatattaagtaagcacattttcataatttcggACTCCCACTCTCTTCTTGTCcacaaataaagtaaattgcAAACTCCGTCCTATGCTCACGTAAAAGAATCGTACCCTGCCTTTTATTCTAGTAATCTAATTTTtggattaaattgaaataaaagatgtaactttgcataaagcaaaatttacattataattcatttcattaaaatttgagtaGATTATTCCTCAGGAATCAGATTCCATCTCTTCTGACACTAAAAACGTAATAATTAAATCGATGATCTTTAAAAACTCATATCATTTACCACTTCTTTTCTTTGTAATGATATAGCGAAGTTAACAGAAAGTCTACGAAACTTTTTGCGCAATTATTCCATCAATTTAATATTGcacaaattaactttaataaatttgtcaagttgaaccatattactGTTGCATGATAAAATGGTACAACTCGAACTGCGAAATGGTTCAATAGAATATTGTTTGTACGGTAACGTGGTTAAACTTGATCTACATTAACACGTTCACACCGGGTGTtgcgcctgaaagcgggacggaaaagagaaaatactggtagaagaactatttcaatattagataatattcgggaggagttaatctattctcaacaataacaattcactgtaaggaaatttatcgcagcgaagaagcaattcaatataaaaattgcatccgttgaAAACAATTGGTAGGTTTGGATTTTTATcattcccggaaaaaaaacaaaaaatgaaatttatttgttaccagtttttactccggtgcgcagcccgatgagacaatctagcatgatccaccggtgggtcaccccagCGTGGCTTAACTTGAACCATATTGTGAAGCGATAAAATGGTATAATTTGAATGGCAGCATTGCTTAAATTGAACAGCAAAATGGTTCGATGTGAGCCGATTATTGCCACATAATAAAATGGTACAATTAGAACAGTAAAATGGTTCAAAAGGAAATATTACTTCCATACGATAGAATGGTATGAATTGAACCATAACATGGCCATACGCAAACCAAAGTAAGGCTGCATCCAacttttcaacattaaaaagaaatcctaAACGAGTtcctaaactttttatttttagcagcaaCACTTGATACATAAAGCACTCGAGTTCCTAAACTAGTACTAGTTGGAAAATGGAACATCTATAAATGCAGGGTCTAGCAGAAAGGAATCCACGCAATGTTTTAGAAACACTTATCATTGCTCAACTTATGACCAAAGGTTCTATTAGATATGgtgtttttagttataattctgtaaatttaaaatttgactaaacgaaatgtttaagaaaatattgatcTCGCATAACATGCCGAGAGAGATTTATATGGTgagttgttctttttttcagatatcCTATGCAATCGGAATTTCTGAGCCACTATCGATCTCTGTATTTTCTTATGGAACTTCAGACAAAAGCAGCAAAGAGTTGTTGAAAATAGTTGAAGACAATTTTGACTTAAGGCCTGGCAGAATTATCAAGTGAGTATATTTTCATTAACCTAAATAATATATTGGTAGTTTAATGATAATGTCTCCGTTTTAACCAGTTTTCCAatacgcaaaataaaaacagaacatCCAAACAACTTTTTGGATTGAATTTTCACATACTAAAATGCAAATGGTTCGATGCCCAAATATGCACTAAACCATAGCTTTTCTGcattaactttttcttcttcaaccaacaaaatttgatatttaaaatatggggatctaaaaaatattgagctAATAATTCAGTCAGGGAAATATTCGAAAATTTGGACCTATTgaagataattttactttttcagaatttgaaaatatctagaaatattaagaacagtaaatttttttttttaaaaacaaaatggtttaatttgtttgtctacgcataattccatgtaaaatgtaatttgttacaatttatcattattatttaatttaatgaggGTTAGGAAAGTTTAgaataataaagatataaaatttttcacgaaactatgcaattttaagtgacaaaatctaaaatttgaacaaaactgTATTAAGACTATTCGgccgatttcattcaaattttgtacattAGCGGCCAAACATTATactcatttatgaaaaaaatgaggattcaacttttaattttacaataggAAAGAGGAAGAaagtttatacatttatataacataaaataaacaaaatgcactgaaattgaatcaatttcttgaaatattgatTAGTATTAAATACTTTGCCAACagagttaaataataatgttgaaaaataaaatggacgGTACACAATACCTTAAGCTTCTAAGTTCTTGTCTtaccattcataaaaataattagaaaaaatgctATGTTACATTCTAAACATgcacagtgtgcaaaataaaaaagtgcacAATGTTTGGATTTCCTATCATTCTTTAGATTCAATGACCAAAACTATAACTCGATcttaaattattgagaaattgacctaaaatatgctaactaattagcGTAGACGAcattttaagctacaaaatcaGAGACAAACCcgaattttttctgaatatacatacatttcttacgacagatttggattcttaactatgggggggggggagggttaatcgcaatctggaaaatatactgccaatagtttggtcaagacaGCCAGAATTctactttttgcataatttcctTATCTTGAGAATTCTTTCTTGAATTTGcaaacaatcataaaattcattaatccaAGGTCAATTccacacaaaaattattttttaattattatttattaatattttatttaatagcagtcgaaaatattttgaattgtaaggtatacaaatttttacataatttttagaaaagtaaggcaaaatacacaatttgaacgaaattgatgaaatagtttctgagctaacaaattttaaaaaagttgtatatttaaaattgaatttctacaTTTACTGCAAATATTGGACAAAAATCTATCTCCTCAGTTTGATGAAGAGTGCACAATTCCTTAAGAACATTTCACACCCTTAAGTTTCATAAAcccttcatttgaaaataacttaattttcttttcctacAGGGATCTTAAGCTCTACACGCCATTTTACCAAAACACCTCCGTCTATGGACACTTTGGAAGAGAAGAATTTCCATGGGAAGTACCCAAGAAATTGGTCCTATAGTCTTTGGCATGCTTGTGACgtcttttaatgtttatattttttaatttaaaacatgttcctatgaaacataaaatgcaTACTAACTGCATTGCAGTTTAATTGTAATATGCCTTGTTCTTACCTATATTACTTTCACTCTGAATACATTTTGTACTCAAAAATAAACCTTCCTTGCACTTCTGTAAAGGAGATGTACATCGATGTATTGAACAAAAGtggaaataaataactttttacatttttaagccCAATGTATTCTTTACATACTATATTTTGCCATACAGAATTTAAGATCACGGGTGccactctaaaaatatttcatgacagaactttttttgataaatgaacACGATCTAGAATTATTTACTAGAATTTTCAGACATTTATAGTTCACCGACTCCAGAATGTATCTTTCTATAATAAGAACTTAtaattatcaagttttttttctttattaatttattttttacagaactAGATAAAAATAACAGCTAACCTCGTACATCTTTTTACATCAACCACTGAataataaacaacaaattttttctaagcTATACATatctccatttattttttcacataatcattatttattttttgtcctaTCTCTATAATTTCTtcgagtttaaaataaaaataatctcaatTTAACATGGGTCAGCATTAAAAAACGcttgggaaaaataaaaacaataaaatttagatacaaCAGtagtacaaattttgtttaagcaaGCAAGCGTTGAAGttcaatctaattttttcattaatgagcTACATCATTACTTGATCAtttcacaataattataaagattaccaatgtttacattaaaatgtaatttttattcttaattaacagaaatttttttttacatttttaaggaaattcatacattttaaaattaaaaacaaattgaaatattaatttatgaaacttcATCTACTGATTTTCTTTCAAGACTGATTTCAGTCCCCAGGACTGAAGAGTGGCACCCTTGTTTAAGATACgttctaaagaagaaaaaaattgaagagttTTAATGAGAGAACATGTTAAGtgcaatttcaaaaaacagCAAAAGAAACTTAATCTTTGACTGTGTTTGACTTTGCGTGGAGTGGTTTAAGAAAGTTAGCTGTAACTATAGAACATCCCAATCGGTAACATCTAGATACAAAGGTTACTCAAATGAAAAGTTAACAAGTTTGACAACATCATCCCACAGGGTTATAAAAGACAGTCGGAGAAGTGCATTGCAGATTGAGTTTAACTGATTAACCAATTTCAGTAAGagtctttaaaaagtaaatgatgcCTGGAacaggtaggtactttatttaagccgcactagagctgcacaatgggcgatggtctgggaaacatccctgaggatgatccgaagacatgccattgctACTTTGATCCTCTGCACAGGTGATGGCTCATCTactttggtagcccaacgacgTGCGCGCAAAGTctagcactttatggtagaacagttcaaCCAATACCGTGCACACTCGGACTCTACACAGACAAAGTGGTGACCCACCCGCCTACTGACCACggacagtgatgcttgacttcggtgatttaCTAttcgtgtctttacgatcagccCACAGTGGGACTGTCTGGAACAGAACAAGGAGCAGTAGCATTGTTTTTAGCAGTATAAAGTGATTACACCTTTACAACGATAGTCTACTTCATAAGCCATAATTCTTCTACTAAACCAAATTGCACCTTAGCAATGAATTGATTGGTGATTACAGTGTTTGCTCATGATAGTCTCTGCAGATCGGATATTGACGTCCTCTTTTCAATAACGCATTGACTTTCTATCATTTATTCACAGTTAATAATCCCAGTctaaatatgctaaatatttacatttcaaacatGACTTGTGTCACAGCCGatcaaaagaaatatcaatttaagcgacaaaaacttcaaaattgagatttttatatatttggcatttttgtgtaataagctacatattggaaaaaaatgttttttttttctatcaaaaattactttttatcagcagtccaaatttttattttaacattgataGCATTAGCAAGGGGAAGAAAAATAGTTGTCAAGTTGCTTTTCTCACAATCTATCATGAAGTTCTTTCAATTACATGGACTatatttttcactgtttttaCAATACAAGCATGGTTTAGGCTAATTACTCCGTCTCTAATGAGTAAACTGGGGTATCTGAGCCACTATCGATCTCTNTCAATTACATGGACTAAGGATgcacacctttttttttttttttttaaatggctggCTACAGTAAAAACAAAGTAGCATCAGGGGCCACAGTTTgatacaagaaaaattttaagttttgcatACTCTgtcttctttaattaaataattataataggtTTTCAATATTCTCTATGGAAAAGTTAATCTTTTATTGTACGTAACTACTCATAACTTTAAACTTTCAAGCAAATCCTTACACTACACTCATTTCGAACATATTTTGgttaagaatatattatttaaccCACTGGTGGTTTTGGCATATTTTTCACTGTTTCCAtatattcatacttttttttacaatacgaGCATGGTTTAGGCTAATTACTCTGTCTCTAATGAGTAAACTGGGGTATGAAGAGTCATTCCTTTCCAATCTGATTCTAGATAGTATCCAATCCaattctaattttcttattatctaGGTGCTTTTAGAGAAAAAGAAAGTCAAGACTTTTTAATATACAGGACCATTTagaagaacaagaaaaaaaggaCTTTCTGCAAgtagaactgctgacaaatttttaaaaaaaaaatcatctctacattttttaattttaaagttgtaatttCAGCCTTTCTCAAAGTTTACTGAGAAAGTAGAAGATTCATAAACATTCTTACATGACTGCTAGTCatggatgcaatttttttttctcaaaaaatttttggtttgaaGGCAGGGTGCTGCATAGTGACCATTTAAGGGCCAATGCACCCCTACCTTATACCTATTGCACTTTAATTGCAATTTGTAAAGTACCTAGCTCcgtttattatttcaattttaaacataaaaggcAATAATGTAAAATGACAAAAACTAATTTGAGCCCTCTATAATAACTAAACCAAGccatcataaaatataatcaataaattttaataaataaaaatttacaaataaacaatcaaaaatcTTGAGAGATGTAcagaaaattttagtatttgaaacttACAAAATACATGGAGcagcaaatatattttgcacTAGCTTATCATGACATTAATAAGACTGGGgaacagatttttttgttgcatttacaCAAATACCTTACCTTGACTAATTCGGGTGTGgcaatttcaaatctgcaattggTTTCTCTTTCCAAGCtagactttttcaaaaatgtcattttcagtCTATTTCTGTTGAAACACACCAGTCttaaaacgttatatataacagaagTTGCATATCTGTCGCGAAAAAACTTTTAGGGGATTTAAAGCACACTATCAGAATTAAAACTGCATGAAAAattgattgcagatttgaaattagcAATACAAAAGTATCAAAgacctgttaaaaaaaatcgttccctagtgaaatttatttcagcagcattttagttacattataataaatcaaaaatttgaaaatgaattgcTTACACATCAGAATACCATTtcaaaacaacaatatttgtgaaaattgttaatgtataaaaataccTATATTGCAATCAAACATTAGTATGAACTTTACAACAAGTTTATACAAAACATTTCCCCCAAGTTTCCAACACACACAGAGTTCGAGAGTCAAGGCCAGAAGTTATCTTATCACAAGCAAGTTATAATAAATACCAGCAAAGTTTATCacaagataaattttgtttatctttactTACAAGTGCAGTAAGCAATATAAATGTAACATTACAAGTTTCATggagggggggggagaaaataagaaattagatTCAGCTGATAAGAATTAACTTTCAAAGGAGTTGAAATAATTAAGCCCTAAGCACTTCCCttacaataattattcaacaataaattaaaaaatttgcatttcagatagcagctttgaaattttacttgTCCAGCACATTTCCAAGGTGAACTTTAACTATATGGTTAAGCCACACAATTTGCGGTTCTCTTGCCTGTTCTCCAGGTAGGGTAACAACCATATTAATGAAGTCATGTTTCAACATGAATGatacctaaaataatttaaaacataaacattagGAAAAAACAAATCAGACTTAAGAAGCTTTAGTTCAATTTTCGTTTTCTTGATCTTTTAGTGACCGAATgtcatttgaaaacaataaacctttatgaaaaaaagtggaaaataaagaatatactttatataattatacaaaacagcattcgataatttttgttcactattattttgcttttctacATACATTAAGTATTACTTCTTTACTAATTGCTGGCTTTAAAATATAAGGTACTTCGCCACAGAAGATGCTgaaagtgttgctcatttaacatTACCTGGTGGGAACTCGTGAACCTAAGTCACAGAGGCAAGAAACAATACTTACAACACACACCAGTTTATAGGGAGGGGGCACATTCACACAAGAGGAGAGAGAGATTCATGCCCCGAGCAGGATTCTAACATACGACCAGTGGCTTCACAGTCAAGTACCCTGACCGCTCGGCCtgttcattaaatattactatggtttttctatagaaattattttaca
The nucleotide sequence above comes from Parasteatoda tepidariorum isolate YZ-2023 chromosome 6, CAS_Ptep_4.0, whole genome shotgun sequence. Encoded proteins:
- the LOC107455432 gene encoding S-adenosylmethionine synthase; the encoded protein is MVRNEQNVSLLDGSREHHGAAEPFLFTSESVGEGHPDKLCDQLSDAILDAHLKQDPCSKVACESVTKGGKVLVCGEITSRAHVDYEKVIRDVVRHVGYDDASKGLDYKNCEIEIAIHEQHEEIANIVHVDKHEDDIGAGDQGLMFGYASDETEELMPLTIMLAHKLNSKLGELRRNGTFPWAGPDSKSQVTCEYVFDQGAAVPQRVHTVVVSTQHTNDITLEELRTQVMQRVVLEVIPKHMRDEQTIYYINPCGIFVNGGPKVDAGLTGRKIIVDTYGGWGAHGGGAFSGKDPTKVDRSAAYAARWVAKSLVAAKLCRRCLVQISYAIGISEPLSISVFSYGTSDKSSKELLKIVEDNFDLRPGRIIKDLKLYTPFYQNTSVYGHFGREEFPWEVPKKLVL